A single region of the Bacteroidota bacterium genome encodes:
- a CDS encoding thymidylate synthase has product MKQYLDLLRHVKDNGVRRGDRTGTGTLSVFGYQMRFDLRDGFPLVTTKKVFFKGLTHEMLWFLQGGTNVGYLNEHGIKIWNDWADENGDLGPVYGKQWRQWETRSGANIDQISQAIESIKNNPESRRHIVQAWNVAEIQDMALPPCHMFFQFYVAEKRLSCSLYVRSNDLFLGAPFNIGQYALLTHMIAQQCDLDVGDLIYTIGDAHIYLNHLEQVEEQLEREPHPLPRLLIKRRPDSIFDYQFEDFDLINYKHHPRIKAPIAV; this is encoded by the coding sequence ATGAAGCAGTACCTGGACTTGCTCAGACACGTGAAAGACAACGGTGTCCGTAGAGGTGACCGCACCGGCACCGGCACGCTGAGCGTTTTTGGTTATCAAATGCGGTTTGACTTGCGGGATGGTTTTCCGCTGGTGACCACAAAAAAAGTGTTTTTTAAAGGGTTGACCCACGAAATGCTCTGGTTTTTGCAGGGGGGGACCAACGTTGGGTACCTCAATGAGCATGGCATCAAAATCTGGAACGACTGGGCTGATGAGAACGGTGATCTGGGGCCTGTTTATGGTAAACAGTGGCGCCAGTGGGAAACGCGTTCGGGCGCGAATATCGACCAGATCTCTCAGGCGATTGAAAGCATCAAAAATAATCCAGAGTCCCGTCGGCATATTGTTCAGGCCTGGAATGTAGCAGAGATTCAAGACATGGCGCTGCCGCCATGCCATATGTTTTTTCAGTTTTATGTGGCTGAGAAACGGTTATCATGCTCGCTCTACGTACGTTCAAATGACCTTTTCCTGGGCGCGCCGTTCAATATTGGGCAGTATGCACTTTTAACCCATATGATTGCGCAGCAGTGTGACCTGGATGTAGGAGATCTAATCTATACCATCGGAGACGCGCATATTTACCTCAACCATCTTGAGCAGGTGGAAGAGCAGTTGGAGCGGGAGCCACATCCGTTACCACGTCTACTTATCAAGCGCCGGCCCGATTCTATCTTCGATTACCAGTTCGAAGATTTTGATTTGATCAATTACAAACATCACCCACGAATCAAGGCGCCGATCGCCGTTTAG
- a CDS encoding dihydrofolate reductase produces MEVVKPEIVLIAAVAEKNRVIGNDLSLPWHIPEDLKHFKSHTLGHPLVMGRRTFESLVEQFGGPLPKRRNIVLTSKGHLSGYPDIEVYESPDAMMEALKDEPIIYIGGGGKIYEHFLVGADRLELTLVEGDYEGNAFFPPFEHLVGTLFEITETRPRDGFRFITYKRIADQ; encoded by the coding sequence ATGGAAGTAGTAAAACCGGAAATTGTCCTTATCGCTGCAGTTGCCGAAAAAAACCGTGTGATCGGAAATGACCTGAGCTTGCCGTGGCACATCCCTGAAGATCTCAAACACTTCAAGTCGCATACACTTGGACACCCACTCGTTATGGGCAGGCGCACCTTTGAGTCACTTGTTGAACAGTTTGGCGGCCCCTTGCCGAAGCGCCGTAACATTGTCCTGACGTCTAAAGGGCATTTATCCGGCTATCCCGACATTGAAGTGTATGAATCACCGGATGCTATGATGGAAGCCTTGAAAGATGAACCCATCATCTACATTGGGGGCGGGGGTAAAATTTATGAGCACTTTTTGGTGGGTGCAGACAGGCTGGAGTTAACCCTGGTAGAGGGAGATTACGAAGGGAATGCGTTTTTTCCGCCTTTTGAGCATCTGGTTGGTACCCTGTTTGAAATAACAGAGACACGCCCCAGGGATGGTTTTCGGTTCATCACCTACAAGCGCATAGCAGACCAATAG